The Methanomassiliicoccus sp. genome includes the window TCCTTTTGCACATTTTGCTAATAAAACGAAAGGCTTGTCGATATTTGTATCTTTTGGCATCTTTATGCATACAATATACTACTTTTGCATCTGATAATCTTCTATACTTAATATATGCGGTGATGATCCCTTTTTCGTGTTGATGTTCTTCGTTAGGAAGCCAGATATGATGATTTGTCTATTGGTACGCTCATTTCATAAATAATTGCATAGTCTAACTGAATTACTGATATCCTTTAATAGTTGAATGCATATGCATACAATAGGAGAGCTTCATGGATAAAGGAACGATATTAGCAAATCTTCAGAAGTCAATAGAAACGTGGAACGTTGAATTGGCCAAGAAGACCGCCCAGGAGGCACTGGACGCAGGGATTCCTCCGGCGGAGGCCGTGGAGAACGGTCTGGGAAAGGGCATGGAAGTCGTCAGCCAGAAGTTCGATGAGGCGAAGATCTATCTTCCGCAGGTACTCGCCGCTTCGAACGCTATGGAAGCGGCGTTGAAGATTTTCGAGCCCCACCTAAAGGGAGCTGCCGTCGCGACCAAGGGCACAGTTGTCATTGGTACGGTTATCGGAGACATCCATGAGATCGGCAAGAACGTCGTTGCGGCCATGCTGACCGGTGCTGGCTATAAGGTCATCGACCTAGGCCGGGACGTCCCGATCGAGACCTTCGTCGATTCTGTGAAGACCAATAAAGCAGACGTGATCGGAGCTTCCGCCCTTATGACCACTACCGTGGTCGGTCAGAAGGAGATTATGGAGATGCTCAAGGAAGAGAAGGTGACGGTCAAGAGCATCTTCGGTGGTGCCCCCTGCAACGAGGAATGGGTGAAGAGTATAGGGGGAGACGCCTACTGCCCGTCAGGGGCCGAGGCCGCCGCCATCGTGGATCAGCTCATGAAGGGGTGAAAATAATGGCAGCAAGCAAGCCAGTCGATATCTTCGAGGCATACGAGCGTTCGGTGAAGGGCCCAAAGGTCGTTGAGAAGGAGTTCGACTACAACATCCTCCCGATGAACCTGATGAACATCCGGCAGAAGTACAACATCAACTTCGGCAAGGAGATCATCCCTGAGGACAAGGAGCTGATCAACAACCTGTTCCTGGCCGGCATGGAGATGCTGGTTACGACCGGTATGTACAACGCTGACACCGGAAAGGTCATCAAGATCACCGAGGAAGAGGTCAAAGAAGGCATCAAGAGGGCTCCCAAGCGCCTGGTCATGGGCGAGGGGCGCGACGCCGCTTACTTCAACCCCAGGCACGGCAACGAAGCAATCAAACCCCTCATCCAGGGCGGACCTACCGGTGCCCCCGTTTCCGAGGATATATTCATCCAGGTCATGCAATCTTACGCTCAGGAATCCACCGTGGATACCCTGGTCAACGGCGTGATGGCGACCATCGAAGGTCACCCTGCCAAGACTAACACTCCCTGGGAGATACGGGCCACCATGGCCGAGCTCCGGGCGGTCCGGGAGGCTCGCACCAGGGCTGGCCGGCCGCACATGGCCATATAGGGCCCTGAGACCCCGCTGTCCGCAGCGGGCCGTCTCGCTGGGGACCTCCTTGGAGGTCAGAGGAACTGTGATGCTCACGAGGTATCGCAGCTCAACGAGCTAAAGATCGATATGGCCGGTCTGAACATGATCGCCGGGTGGACCGCACACGGGGATACCATAATGGTCGAGCAGATGCCCATTTTCGGCGGATACACCGGCGGGGTGGAGGAGACTGCGATCTGCGACATCGCCACCACTCTGGCATCGTTCTCGCTGCTCTCCGGAAGCTTCCACCTCGATGGGCCGATCCACATCCGGTGGGGTATCACCACGGCAAGGGAGACGCTGCAGGTGGCCGCTCATGCTGCCGCGGCGATCGATGCCAACACCGGCCTACTCCTGGCCAATCAATACTACCCGATTGCCGGCCCGTGCACGGAAATGTGCCTGCTGGAGACAGCTGCCCAGGCCATCACCGATACCGCTTCCGGCAGGGAACTGCTGTCCGGGTCCGCGGCGGCCAAGGGCGTGGTGCAGGACTACACCACCGGTATGGAGGCCAGGATCATGGGAGAGGCCGCGATGGCTACGGCGGGGATGAAGATCTCCAAAGTGAACGAGATACTCGAGACTCTCATCAGCAGCTATGAGAAGGACTACGCCAAGGCTCCTAAGGGCAAGAGCTTCAGGGAGTGCTACGACGTGAATAAGGTCCTCCCCACACAGGAGTATCTGGGGGTCTACGACAAGGCCGTGAACAGGCTCGTTGAGATGGGCCTACCCATCCACTGAGGATGATGGCTCTCTCTCAAACCCTTTCTCTTTCCTTTCTACTTCCGACTAGTTATCATTGTCAATATGCATCCCAGATTCGCTGCCGTCCACGGGCTATCCAGGATTATAATCGCCTACAAGTTCGCTATCAAAGTGAGTGTAAAATAAAGAAAGGAGATGCGGTCCGGACACGGTTCAATCCGTACGGGACCGACGAGAAGCTGCTCCGCGCTCGGCCGATGAGTCTTCGGCATATCTCAGGGCCTGAGTGAAATGCCTGATCTCCTCCTCCACGAACTGCTTGTGCCTCAGGTTAATCATCTCCGCCACCTTGGGGTCCATCGACCTTGGGATCTTGAGGACGTATTCGACAGCGCTAATCTCCCTCATCTGGTCCATGAGCGATGGGGAGGGATCGGCCATCTTGTCGATCATGCCTCTTTCCACCTTATCCCTCATTTCATTCGTGTGTTTGCCGTTCATCTTGCTGCCACCCGAGTTCTTCTCGACCGCAAAATGGACAGCAACGATTCAATAGATAAATCTACCGTCTCATCAAATAGACGTTTGTCTATGCGATATAATTTTAGAGAGACAAAATGGTGACTTGTTACCAATGTTATAATGTTTTATCTTATTTTTTTACAAATACCGTACATTCATCGAATACGTAATATTACAAAAAACGAGACTAGATAATGGACTCAACGTTGACTGCATCGGCTGCCCTTGTAGATTTTCATGTTTACATGACATTCCTAGGGGTCCACCCAGTGATGTGGGTAGCTTCCTCGGCGATGAGCAACAGCACGGTCGAGATGTCTGGCCATACTGATCGAAGAGCGAAGGAGTACGCATCAGGCGAAGAACAATCAGGTGTCCTTCAATCGGATCAGACAATGGTGAAATGAGAAAAGTGGGCTCAGCCGGATTCGAACCGGCGATCTCCTCCGTGTCAGGGAGACGTCATAGCCACTAGACCATGAGCCCGTCCCATGCGGGATTTGTCCATATATCGTTCTGGTCTATATCCTTTTCGCTGGCGACCAGCATGCTGAGTGGACGGATCGTTCATTGAGCCAGATGCACGGCGACGGCGGTCGCCGCAGCCCAATAAAGGAGCGCCAAGGGAGCTGTCGCCAGTCCCGTTTTAAAAAACGGAGAGCCTGTCTAGGTCCTCCGGGGACATGTTGATGTCCGCAACTACTTTGTCCTCGACCGCGATAGCACCCAGTTGGTTTCGGAGATGGGAGCCTATGCCTCATTCTTCACCTTCCGTTAGTGGTCCTCGATGGCTTACTGTTCTGATAGCACATTTCGTCCACCAATCTGAGAAGATTATATGCATCGTGGTCGGAGACCTTCATCTCCTTTGCCATGAAGAAATCGTACAATGCTGCCTCTGACTTCACTGCCTACTGGACCTCATGCTCGATCATGTCGGGGGAGATGGTACTCACTTCTCTGCCGCGATGCTGAGGAATGAATCGTCAGCGGTGTTGCAAGCGGAGGATCACGATCTGCGATGCCTAAGCTCTCTGGAGCCCCTCCAGCTTCCCCCGTAGATATAGAAGAACATGCCCGCTGAGACCATGAAGGTGGCCACGAACAGCATCAGGATATCGATCATTAAGTAGGTGAAGATCACCGCGCCAGCCTCATCCGGCTGGTTACCCGGCACCAACCCTACTATGGAGAAGGCCAGCACTATGCTGCCCAGGACAAAAAGCCCGACACCGGTAAACTTGGCCAAGGGGAATCTACGGGGCAATCTCTTCCCTCCCCGTCGACCTCATGCTCGGCCAACACTCGCTGCCATGGGAACATCGGCCAGCATCTCCTACGGAAGGCCTCTCACAGCAAGCGGTCCGCTCATTTGCCCTGTTTTTCATCAAAGAGCCCTTCGTAGCCCGTCATATTTATATGGTTACCGCTCGAAGAGCGGAAAATTTGATTATTTATCCATTTTTATACGTTGACTTGAAAAAACTAACAGCACGATGAGCAAGACCCGAGAGACCACTGAGGATGGCGACCGCGAATAAAGTCGGAGCAGGGTCGTGTGCCTAGCCTCAGGCCCAGTCCCCTCGTGACTCGAAGGTCAGGGTCACCTTCCCGCACTGAGGACATACATGCCTGCCATCCATTATGTTCCTAGAGGTATCCTCTCCGACCGGCTCCACCTTGGTGATATCTGGATAGTACTTCTTGGAGAAATCCTCCGAACCGTAGAACACCACCTCCGCCTTGCACCGGCGGCAGTTCTGCGGGGGATGCCTCTGGTCCTTGAGACCGAAGCTGTGACACTTGGGGCATATGGATGGCCACATGTAGTGGTCCCCTGCTCCTTGGAAACCGAAGCCAGCGTACAGCTCCTCCGAACGGAACCCGCAGGCCTTACATTGAGCTATGAATTTCGATCCCATCGTCCCATCCATCACCGAATCGGGATGGAGGGATATAACCGCTCCCCACCCCATTACATAATAGAACTATGGCCCGGTCCACCGTATCTGCCGAAGGGTCAGGCTGTCGAGCTTTCATGATTCGCCGCATGCCATAGGGCTATTGCAAGCTGTACGCAGCGATCATGCAGTGAGTGGATAGGGTGAGGAGAACACTCAGCGTACTCCTGGCTCATTCCACTCTAAGGCTGTTGATAACGAGGATGACGATCCCTAGACTTATGAATAGGAAGCCTGCACCGGATACGTAAAGGCAAACCATCATGTTGTTGAACGCCGTCATTAACCACATCGTGCCCGGCCATTGCAGGGCTATACCCATTACCAGGCAGAAAATCCCTGTGCCGGTAAAATGTTGCTTGCTTCCCCACCTCATGCGTATTCATTACTATCTGGTGATAAGAATGTTAGGGCGTGGATAATGCATTCAACAATTTCACCTGAAGTTTCAGGATACAATTTTCTAGGCAATTTCTATAATTAATCGTCAAGCTAGATGACGGCCCGTGGAATGATTTTGATTTATTACAGGCGTACTGTCGTATTCATTGTTAATGGGATCAATCGAGGCATGGAATGGACCTTGAGGAATCCATAGGAATTAATCCGATGTGAGATGCCGTCATTGTCGTAAGTGTGTTCATCCGATAATGAATGCCTACCTCGATTCCTTTCGGCAAATGGTATCAGAGGATTAATTCTGAGTATCTAGTAACATAACAAGATTCTCAGACCAACATCTTGAAGAGGTGCCTGAACAAGAGGGCCCCGGGGAAATTGGAAATGTTATGTCCTAGATGCGGAGCCGTTAACCCGTTAGGAGCCGATGCCTGCTCCTTCTGCGGGTACTTGTTCAAAGAAGACCTCTTGGCAATGGAAGAAATGGCCCCTGGGGAAGATGGATGAGCAGCGATTCTCGGGAGAAGTTCATCCAGCTCAATGCCTAGCACCTAAGGGAAGCGAGGATGGGCTGGATGGTCACCGCAGCGGAGTTATCGGGGGGCTCAAACGTCCATGCGGCGAACGAATGCTTTCAGTTGGAGGAGAGACGATAAATGTTGTGTGTGGTGCCTATCCAGGTAGAAAGGTGGCAGGTCAGAGGGTTCGGATAGGTTTTTTAAAGCGATCATGAGGTCGAACTAGAGACGAATAGTGATCGGACATCTCACACGGCATCGAGCAAACGGGGAGTCTAAAAGAGACCATTATAAATATCAAAAAAGATAAAGCCGTAAATACTAGTGATCTGGATACATGTCTTGGACCAAAGGTCCACGAGATGGGAAGATGGAAAAGAAGACATTGGTGATCTCCTCGGTCATCGTTGTCGTTATCGGATTGGTTGGAGTTGCGGCAGGAGCGACCTTTTTGAACGCCCAGAGGGCCGGATACGACTCCAGTAATTCCAGCGGCTTCAATGGCTCTCGTGACGATCGAACTAATAACGATGCGGCTGCGCCCGATGGCGGTAATGCTGCCGTGCCTACGGTATCGGACAGCAGTGCGAAAGTGGATAAGAGTGAACCGCGCGTCAATATGACGTTTGAAAACCTGCCATTCGGCGATATGAGCTTGTATCCGTTTGCGCAACCAAGATACGCTCAGCCCTGCGCGGGCGGCCTTAGCATCTGGGTGGCTGATCAGTCCAATGCAACCCATATTGAGATCATGGCATACTTCCACAGCTTATCGCCCGAGAAGGTCATGGTCAATTCTTCCTTCGGTTCGGGGGCGCCTGTGACTGCATTATTTAGTCCATACGAAGGCGGCTGCCGTGGCGTGTTGATCGATCATGCATCGGTAGCCAACTGCACGTGGACTTACGACGGGTCCAGTATGGCGTACCACAATATCTCGATCGCTGTGACCACCTGGGCGCTGGGTATCCAGGAGGTTAAATTCGTCCCCTTCGATATGGACACGGGGGCGCAGATCGGTGATGGGTTATCCCTGAACTATACAGTCTTAGGGAACCAGGGGGCCCAATTTCTGGCAAGTTGGTCCATATTCCAGACAGAATCGACGACCAATCTAACGTTCCCTTTTACAGAAGGTGGCATCTATGACTTCACCTTCACCGACCATTGCGTCTATCCCCAATACAGCGGGTATGTGACCTCGGTGCTCGATTTCCCGTTCGTTGAAAGGGTGTGGCTGGTCAATGATTCCACCGGCACTGAGACGTTGCTCGAACCCAACATGGTCAGTGTCAATGGCCTTAGCACTCCGGTTTACTCCATCACTTGGTCCTATGCTGGCGATTGCATTACACACGGACTTCACTTCAGGGTGCAATTAACAGCAGCTGGAAGCGAATATGCCTACATGATGGGCTTCTACTACGTGATAGATAAGGTGACTGGCTATCCAATGTCGCCAATCAATGGTAACAGCCACCTCGATGGGGCAGGGTTCGACTTTGATGTACCATCTAAAACCTCTTAATCATTCCATTTTCGTTTCCATTCTGCCTTCGGATCAAGATAATGGCCTTTTTTATTAGAATCACTTTTTATTAGTCGTCAAAGAGGAGGTATTATTCATAATCCTATTATAATGCCATGAACTAAATCGCTTTCAGAGGTGGCTCGATTGGCTTATTGTTCTAATTGTGGAATCAATGTCCAAGAACACGCAATCTTCTGTCACAGATGTGGAGCGCGAATTGTTCAGGGAACAGCGCAATCGTCATCAACGCCTCCCTCGGTCCCAGATGCTCAGTATAAATCTTCGATTCCAACGAGCACATCATCGGACCCTGACGGTTCACAATACGGTAGCTCGCGCTCATTGCCTCCGAAAAAGCATTGGGTTGCTAGTGCGGTTATTTTCGTCGCAATAACGGTCATACTCGTATTGTTGCTCATGGTAATGGCCATATCGCACGGCTTGATATCTCTGAACACGACCGATACCAGTGGTGGCGGCCAGAAGATCACGGATGCGGTCGGCAATTTCTCGGCATCCTATTCATGGATATATCCCTATGATTCGAACTCAGTCTGGACCATCAACGTTACCATCCCCGAGCCCTTATTTGCCGAATACAAGAACCAGGCCCGTACCACCGATTACTCATCCTATGTGACGGCAAATGATGAGGTCGTGGATCGAATAGCTCAGGAGCTGAAGAACGATTCTGTGACAAGCGGATACGATACTGCCCAATTCGTCCTGTCCTTCGTACAGAACATACCTTACGGGACGGACGAGAATACGACCAATGACGTGGATTATCCCCGTTATCCGGTGGAGACATTGGTCGATGACGTCGGAGATTGCAAGGACCACTCCACGCTCTTTGCCTCACTTCTGAAAGCCCCGGTAATAGATGATAGTGTGGTTCTCCTAGAACTGTTGCCGACACAAGGGGCTGTAGGGCATATGGCCGTCGGCGTTGAGGGTACCGAGTATTCTGGTAGCTATGTACGATACGATGGAGGCAATTACTTCTATAGCGAGACCACATCCAACGGCTGGCTCATCGGGGAGATGCCTTCGGATCTATCAAGTTATTCGATCCATGTACTGCCCACATGAAGGCTTATGAATTGATTAGTTCAACAAAGGGCGCATAGTCTCGTTTCAGCTGATCATTACAAATCATCACATCATAAATCCCTTCCTGGTAACTGCTGAAATGCTGAGCGATTGGGGCTGTCGTCGTTGTTAGGATAAAATTACTCTCGGGAAACGTTCACGCCCTGATCTAGTAATCTGACGAAGATGGACCGCCCATGTCCTCGGACTCTGAACCTGAGCGACCATGGAGCAAAAAGGTTGATTGAGGCATCACGCGGCCACCTCAGAGACAATTACAAATAAGGATGCGCTCCGCACGCCCACGTCGAGGTGAAACAAATGGCCCCGATACGCATAAGTTCGGAGTCCTTTGAACCGAAGGACTTTAAGACGCCAGAAGAAGCAAGCAATAGCATCGACCTCCTGTACAACAGGGCAGAACTTGTCGATGAAAAGGGCGTAGCGTATCCCAACACGGCGTCCAACCTCAGGTCCCTAACCGAGAGAGGAAAGGAAGTCACCGTCCGAAATCAGCTATCGAAGGAAGAGATCGGAACGGTCAGGGAAGAGGACTGAGCCCTTCAACGATGGGATGCTGCAAGCAACTTCGCTGTACTTCCTCCTCGGTAGCGGATGAACAGCAACCAACTCGGCCCGTATGGTCGAGGATTCTTTTTCTTCCTATTTTTCACCAACGTCAGAACAAAGGCAAGCGATCACGAGCAATCCCTCGCCGCATCCGTGAAGGAGCTGAGGAATATGAATACGGTCGCTCGCTCTCGGAGTAAGTATTATCCTTTCCGATATTAAATAAGGAAGTAATCCGTTTTCCCCGGCATGGCTAACCTCGCTATCATCGAACTCGTGGCATCCCAGAGATGTCGTCAAATGAGAAAGGAAAAACCTATCGCAGAGGTCGAATACACTCTGAAGGAAAATGAAGCGATAATAACCGTCAAAGAATTCAATGATTTCATAGGCTATGAGATCGTTGAATCGCTGGAGAGCCTCGCCTCCCCCGAGGATTCGGTCATCAGGGCAAGCGATGTCATTTCGAGGGGGTTCCACCTCGGCATGGTCGTTCCGATAGAGTTCAGGGTTCCGATGAGGAAGTGCATCGAGGATATCCAGGAAATGTCTGGATGCCGACCAGAGATACACACTTACACAAGCTTGGGAGAGATCACCGATTTTTAGATCAACATCTTGCCGTAGAAGTTACTGAACATCCGAGGATTATTCTTGGGTCATGCTCGATCTAGTAAGCTAAGCCCCTGGTGTGCCTATTTGAGTAGCCTCAGCCGCGCGATATCCTTTACCTATTGCCCAGATATCTCACTTTGGCCTATGGGCCGATCGGCCTTCGCCCCATCGACAGATGAGGTCACGGCCTTCAACCCGTTGGAGTCCTTCTTGCTCTCCTAAGCCAGGCCAGAGGTGCCGAACGCCCTTCTTGCAGCTCCCATACAGGTCGTCCCGATCCCCGCATCGGGTCATCGGCCTTTGGGCAGAGATTTCAGCGATCGTCGAAGATGCGCCTGATGAAGAGCTCACTCCCGGTAGCGGAAAGGGGATGTTGAGGCAAAGGCCGCACGACGGTCGCCATACAGCCGGTGTTCGCATATTCTGGTGTTACGATCAGCGAGGGAAAGAGCTGCCGACGCTTCCCACCAGTAAAACTGTCGCTATGAAAACCTATTAATCCCACCCCCATTATGGGGTTGAGATTTGGATGCCAGAGATATTACTCTTCACCAAACCGGGTTGTCAGAAGTGCGATTATATCAAGGAGAGGGTCCCCGCTGGCTTGAGCGTCAGCTACGTGGACACTTCTACCGCCGAGGGATTAGCCGAGGCCGCGTACTATGAGATCCTGGGTAAGCACACTCCTATCCTAGTGGTCGATGACGAGGTCACTGAAGGTGCCATCGCCATCATGGCCCGTTTAAACGAGCTAGCCGGTAACGGCGTCAAGGCGTGAGCAGGCGACCTAAGAACATGATCTGTCTGGGGATCGAAGGCACAGCCCACACCTGCGGGGTGGGGATCGTGGACGAGGAGGCCAACGTGCTGGCGAACGAGCTGGACATGTATCGTCCAGAAAGGGGAGGCATCCACCCCCGGGAGGCCGCCAATCACCACTCTGAGGTCGTCGTGCCCCTCATCCGGAAGGCCCTCCAGGCCGCCGGCGTCGGAATGAAGGACGTCGATGTGGTGTGCTTCTCTCAGGGTCCCGGGCTCGGCCCCTGCCTGAGGACAGTAGCCACCGCCGCCCGCGCTCTCGCCCTATCCCTGGACCGCCCCATCGTTGGGGTAAATCACTGCATATCGCACCTTGAGATCGGGGTAGCCAAGACCGATTGCACCGACCCCGTGCTGTTGTACGCTTCGGGCGGGAACACCCAGGTCATCTCTTTCACCAACGGCCGGTACCGCATCTTCGGGGAGACGCTGGACATCGGGATAGGCAACATGTTCGACAAGCTGGGTCGAGAACTCGGTCTGGGTTACTACGCCGGACCTAAGATCGAGAAGCTGGCATTGGAGGGCGACAAGCTGCTTGACCTTCCCTACTCGGTGAAGGGGATGGACCTGGCGTTCTCGGGCATCATGACCGCGGCGATCGCCCATCGGGCCAAGGGCGAGAGGCTGGAGGACATCTGTTTCTCGGTACAGGAGACCTGCTTCGCCATGCTCTCCGAGGTTACTGAGAGGGCGATGGCGCACATCGAGAAGAGAGAGGTGCTCCTCGGCGGTGGGGTCGTCCAGAACAAGCGCCTTCGAGCCATGGTGACGAAGATGGCCCATGATCGGGGAGCGGAGATGTTCGTTCCCGAGCCTCGGCTGTGCATTGACAACGGAGCCATGATCGCATGGACCGGCATGCTGATGCACAAAGCCGGTGTGCGCATGACCGTGGAGGACACCAAGGTCGACCAGCGCTACCGGACCGATGAAGTGGTCGTCACCTGGCGCTGATCATCCGGCGTCCTTCTTCTGGGCCTTCTGCTCTCCGACCATCTTATCCACGAGGTCGAGGAACTCCTTCTCCCGGCCCTTGGGCACCGTGGCGCCCGAAGCGATGCGGTGGCCGCCGCCCACGCCTCCGACCTTTTGCGCGCACTCCCTTAGCGCCGCGGCCAGGTCCACGCCCTTTTCCAAGAGATCGAAGGTGCCACGGGAGGAGATCCTGATCTCGTCCCCCGACTCGGCGAGGGCCAGGGTCGGCTTGTCGCGGTTCCCGAAGTACTGCATGGTGACCCCGCTAAGGATGCCAGAGAGGCCAAGGTTCTCGTTGATGAAGTATTGGATGTTGACCATCTGAGCGACCCCGTTCCGTACTACTGTCCTCAGGGAAGCCTGGACCTCGTCGACATATGTCTGCCTCAGCTTTCGGGCCTGTTCCATGGCCGACGGGTCGCCGAGCAATAGGGCGAGGCCCACACCCTCGTTATTCGATCGTCCGCAGGCGTTCAGGAGGCCGGCCAGGGCGTCGGCGCTCATGCCCCACCGGGGAAAGAAGTACCGCTCGT containing:
- a CDS encoding corrinoid protein yields the protein MDKGTILANLQKSIETWNVELAKKTAQEALDAGIPPAEAVENGLGKGMEVVSQKFDEAKIYLPQVLAASNAMEAALKIFEPHLKGAAVATKGTVVIGTVIGDIHEIGKNVVAAMLTGAGYKVIDLGRDVPIETFVDSVKTNKADVIGASALMTTTVVGQKEIMEMLKEEKVTVKSIFGGAPCNEEWVKSIGGDAYCPSGAEAAAIVDQLMKG
- a CDS encoding bifunctional N(6)-L-threonylcarbamoyladenine synthase/serine/threonine protein kinase, whose amino-acid sequence is MSRRPKNMICLGIEGTAHTCGVGIVDEEANVLANELDMYRPERGGIHPREAANHHSEVVVPLIRKALQAAGVGMKDVDVVCFSQGPGLGPCLRTVATAARALALSLDRPIVGVNHCISHLEIGVAKTDCTDPVLLYASGGNTQVISFTNGRYRIFGETLDIGIGNMFDKLGRELGLGYYAGPKIEKLALEGDKLLDLPYSVKGMDLAFSGIMTAAIAHRAKGERLEDICFSVQETCFAMLSEVTERAMAHIEKREVLLGGGVVQNKRLRAMVTKMAHDRGAEMFVPEPRLCIDNGAMIAWTGMLMHKAGVRMTVEDTKVDQRYRTDEVVVTWR